One stretch of Streptomyces sp. 135 DNA includes these proteins:
- a CDS encoding response regulator, whose translation MGKTGTRRWAWTYSRVVSGAPGRVLVVDDNKVIRQLIRVNLELEGFEVVTAADGAECLDVVHQVQPDVVTLDVVMPRLDGLRTAARLRADARTRHLPVVIVSACTQYEVESGLEVGVDAFLAKPFEPGELVGTVRQLMERVGRRGSLGDDGCRGGDGDGTGLVGEAERATQPGA comes from the coding sequence GTGGGGAAAACCGGGACGCGGCGGTGGGCGTGGACCTACTCTCGAGTTGTGTCAGGCGCGCCCGGCCGTGTGCTTGTTGTGGACGACAACAAGGTCATTCGGCAACTGATCAGGGTCAACCTCGAGCTGGAGGGCTTCGAGGTCGTGACCGCGGCTGATGGTGCCGAGTGTCTGGACGTCGTGCACCAGGTCCAGCCCGACGTGGTCACCCTCGACGTCGTGATGCCCCGGCTCGACGGTCTGCGGACCGCCGCCCGGCTGCGTGCCGACGCTCGGACCCGGCATCTGCCCGTCGTCATCGTCAGCGCGTGTACGCAGTACGAGGTCGAGAGCGGCCTCGAAGTCGGCGTCGACGCGTTTCTCGCCAAGCCTTTCGAGCCCGGCGAACTGGTCGGGACCGTGCGGCAGTTGATGGAGCGCGTGGGGCGGCGCGGGTCGTTGGGCGACGACGGTTGCCGTGGTGGGGACGGCGACGGTACGGGTCTCGTCGGCGAAGCGGAGCGGGCCACGCAGCCCGGTGCCTGA
- the lysA gene encoding diaminopimelate decarboxylase: protein MSRSAHPAGPRHADVLPEGHYSAPPTDLNALDAKVWSRTATRTPEGVLSMGGIEVTRLAEEFGTPAYFVDEADFRARCRAWRDAFGTDADVFYAGKAFLSRAVVRWLHEEGLNLDVCSGGELATALGAGMPAERIAFHGNNKSEEEIERAVAAGVGRIVLDSFQEIVRVSHIAERLGRRQPVQIRVTVGVEAHTHEFIATAHEDQKFGIALAGGQAAEAVRRALKLDGIELIGIHSHIGSQIFDMAGFEVSARRVVQLLAEVRDEHGVELPEIDLGGGLGIAYTSDDDPREPHEIAKALNEIVTRECAAANLRTPRISVEPGRAIVGPTAFTLYEVGTIKPLEGLRTYVSVDGGMSDNIRTALYDAEYTVALVSRRSDAEPMLVRVVGKHCESGDIVVRDAFLPADLAPGDLIAVPATGAYCRSMASNYNHALRPPVVAVDDGAARVIVRRETEEDLLRLDVG, encoded by the coding sequence ATGAGCCGCTCCGCACACCCCGCAGGACCCCGCCACGCCGACGTGCTGCCCGAGGGCCACTACAGCGCGCCGCCGACCGATCTCAACGCCCTGGACGCCAAGGTCTGGTCCCGCACCGCCACCCGTACCCCCGAGGGCGTCCTCAGCATGGGCGGCATCGAAGTGACGCGCCTGGCCGAGGAGTTCGGCACCCCCGCGTACTTCGTCGACGAGGCCGACTTCCGTGCCCGCTGCCGCGCCTGGCGCGACGCCTTCGGCACCGACGCCGACGTCTTCTACGCCGGCAAGGCCTTCCTCTCGCGGGCCGTCGTGCGGTGGCTGCACGAGGAAGGGCTGAACCTCGACGTGTGCAGCGGCGGTGAGCTCGCCACCGCCCTCGGCGCCGGCATGCCCGCCGAGCGCATCGCCTTCCACGGCAACAACAAGAGCGAGGAGGAGATCGAGCGGGCCGTCGCGGCCGGCGTCGGCCGCATCGTGCTCGACTCCTTCCAGGAGATCGTGCGCGTCTCGCACATCGCCGAGCGGCTCGGCCGGCGCCAGCCCGTGCAGATCCGCGTGACGGTGGGCGTCGAAGCGCACACCCACGAGTTCATCGCCACCGCGCACGAGGACCAGAAGTTCGGGATCGCGCTGGCAGGGGGGCAGGCCGCGGAGGCCGTGCGGCGCGCCCTCAAGCTCGACGGGATCGAGCTGATCGGGATCCACTCCCACATCGGGTCGCAGATCTTCGACATGGCCGGCTTCGAGGTCTCCGCGCGGCGCGTCGTGCAGCTGCTCGCCGAGGTGCGCGACGAGCACGGCGTCGAGCTCCCCGAGATCGACCTCGGCGGCGGCCTCGGCATCGCCTACACCTCGGACGACGACCCGCGTGAGCCGCACGAGATCGCCAAGGCGCTGAACGAGATCGTGACGCGCGAGTGCGCCGCCGCGAACCTCCGCACGCCCCGCATCTCCGTCGAGCCCGGCCGCGCCATCGTCGGCCCGACCGCCTTCACGCTCTACGAGGTCGGCACCATCAAGCCCCTCGAAGGACTGCGTACGTACGTCTCCGTGGACGGCGGTATGTCCGACAACATCCGTACCGCGCTCTACGACGCCGAGTACACCGTCGCCCTGGTCTCCCGCCGCTCCGACGCCGAGCCCATGCTGGTGCGCGTGGTCGGCAAGCACTGTGAGAGTGGCGACATCGTCGTACGCGATGCCTTCCTGCCGGCCGATCTCGCGCCCGGTGACCTGATCGCCGTGCCCGCGACCGGCGCGTACTGCCGCTCGATGGCGAGCAACTACAACCACGCTCTTCGCCCGCCCGTCGTCGCCGTCGACGACGGTGCGGCGCGGGTGATCGTCCGGCGTGAGACGGAGGAAGACCTCCTGCGCCTGGATGTCGGATGA
- a CDS encoding homoserine dehydrogenase, giving the protein MMRTRPLKVALLGCGVVGSEVARIMTTHADDLTARIGAPVELAGVAVRRPSKVREGIDPELITTDATALVKRGDIDVIVEVIGGIEPARTLITTAFEHGASVVSANKALIAQDGAALHEAAVEHGRDLYYEAAVAGAIPLIRPLRESLAGDKVNRVLGIVNGTTNFILDAMDTTGAGYQEALDEATALGYAEADPTADVEGFDAAAKAAILAGIAFHTRVRLDDVYREGMTEVTAADFASAKRMGCTIKLLAICERAADGGSVTARVHPAMIPLSHPLASVREAYNAVFVEAEAAGQLMFYGPGAGGSPTASAVLGDLVAVCRNKLAETTGPGDSAYTQLPVGSMGEVVTRYHISLDVADKPGVLAQVATVFAEHGVSIDTVRQTGKDGEASLVVVTHRAPDAALTGTVDALRRLDTVRGVASIMRVEGE; this is encoded by the coding sequence ATGATGCGTACGCGTCCGCTGAAGGTGGCGCTGCTGGGCTGTGGGGTTGTCGGCTCAGAGGTGGCGCGCATCATGACGACGCACGCCGACGACCTCACAGCGAGGATCGGCGCCCCGGTGGAGCTCGCCGGGGTCGCCGTCCGCCGCCCCTCCAAGGTGCGCGAGGGGATCGACCCGGAGCTCATCACCACCGACGCGACCGCGCTGGTCAAACGCGGTGACATTGACGTCATCGTCGAGGTCATCGGCGGCATCGAGCCCGCTCGGACCCTCATCACCACCGCCTTCGAGCACGGCGCCTCCGTCGTCTCCGCGAACAAGGCGCTCATCGCGCAGGACGGCGCCGCGCTGCACGAGGCCGCCGTCGAGCACGGGCGTGACCTGTACTACGAGGCCGCCGTCGCCGGTGCCATTCCGCTGATCAGGCCGCTGCGCGAGTCGCTCGCCGGTGACAAGGTCAACCGCGTTCTCGGCATCGTGAACGGGACGACGAACTTCATCCTCGATGCCATGGACACCACCGGTGCCGGGTATCAGGAAGCGCTCGACGAGGCCACCGCGCTCGGGTACGCCGAGGCCGACCCCACCGCCGACGTCGAGGGCTTCGACGCCGCCGCCAAGGCCGCGATCCTCGCCGGCATCGCGTTCCACACGCGCGTACGCCTCGACGACGTCTACCGCGAGGGCATGACCGAGGTGACCGCCGCCGACTTCGCGTCCGCGAAGCGCATGGGCTGCACCATCAAGCTCCTCGCCATCTGCGAGCGGGCCGCCGACGGCGGCTCCGTGACCGCGCGCGTGCATCCCGCGATGATTCCGCTCAGCCACCCGCTGGCGTCGGTCCGCGAGGCGTACAACGCCGTCTTCGTCGAGGCGGAGGCCGCGGGACAGCTGATGTTCTACGGGCCCGGCGCCGGTGGCTCGCCCACCGCCTCCGCTGTCCTCGGCGACCTCGTGGCCGTCTGCCGCAACAAGCTCGCCGAGACCACCGGACCCGGCGACTCCGCGTACACGCAGCTGCCCGTGGGCTCCATGGGCGAGGTCGTCACGCGCTACCACATCAGCCTCGACGTGGCCGACAAGCCGGGCGTCCTCGCCCAGGTCGCGACGGTCTTCGCCGAGCACGGCGTATCGATCGATACGGTCCGTCAGACGGGCAAGGACGGCGAGGCCTCCCTCGTCGTCGTCACCCATCGCGCGCCCGACGCCGCCCTCACCGGCACCGTCGACGCGCTGCGCAGACTCGACACCGTGCGTGGTGTCGCCAGCATCATGCGGGTTGAAGGGGAGTAG
- the thrC gene encoding threonine synthase yields MSHQWRGIIEEYRERLPVSDTTPVVTLREGGTPLVPAQVLSERTGCEVHLKVEGANPTGSFKDRGMTMAITKAKEEGAKAVICASTGNTSASAAAYAVRAGMVCAVLVPQGKIALGKMGQALVYGSKILQVDGNFDDCLNLARALSENYPVALVNSVNPFRIEGQKTASFEIVDALGDAPDIHVLPVGNAGNITAYWKGYKEYAADSVSTRAPRMWGFQASGSAPIVRGEIVKDPSTIATAIRIGNPASWQYALAARDESGGFIDEVTDREILRAYKLLASQEGVFVEPASAASVAGLLKAAEQGLVDKGQKIVCTVTGNGLKDPDWAVAGAPQPVTVPVDAATAAERLGLA; encoded by the coding sequence ATGAGCCACCAGTGGCGCGGAATCATCGAGGAGTACCGGGAGCGTCTGCCGGTCTCGGACACCACGCCGGTCGTGACGCTTCGCGAGGGCGGCACGCCGCTCGTGCCCGCGCAGGTGCTCTCGGAGCGCACGGGCTGCGAGGTCCACCTCAAGGTCGAGGGCGCGAACCCCACCGGGTCCTTCAAGGACCGCGGCATGACCATGGCGATCACCAAGGCCAAGGAGGAGGGCGCGAAGGCCGTCATCTGCGCCTCCACCGGCAACACGTCGGCCTCCGCGGCCGCCTACGCCGTACGGGCGGGCATGGTCTGCGCCGTCCTCGTGCCGCAGGGCAAGATCGCGCTCGGCAAGATGGGCCAGGCGCTCGTCTACGGCTCGAAGATCCTCCAGGTCGACGGCAACTTCGACGACTGCCTGAACCTCGCGCGCGCCCTCTCCGAGAACTACCCGGTCGCGCTCGTCAATTCGGTCAACCCGTTCCGCATCGAGGGCCAGAAGACCGCCTCGTTCGAGATCGTGGACGCCCTCGGCGACGCCCCCGACATCCACGTCCTTCCCGTCGGCAACGCCGGCAACATCACGGCCTACTGGAAGGGCTACAAGGAGTACGCCGCCGACTCGGTGTCGACCCGTGCCCCCCGGATGTGGGGCTTCCAGGCCTCCGGTTCGGCGCCCATCGTGCGCGGCGAGATCGTCAAGGACCCCTCGACGATCGCCACCGCGATTCGCATCGGCAACCCCGCGTCGTGGCAGTACGCGCTCGCCGCGCGCGACGAGTCCGGCGGTTTCATCGACGAGGTGACGGACCGTGAGATCCTGCGCGCCTACAAGCTGTTGGCGTCCCAGGAGGGTGTCTTCGTGGAGCCCGCGTCGGCCGCCTCGGTCGCCGGTCTGCTGAAGGCCGCCGAACAGGGCCTGGTCGACAAGGGACAGAAGATCGTCTGCACCGTGACCGGAAACGGCCTGAAGGACCCCGACTGGGCCGTCGCCGGCGCCCCGCAGCCGGTCACCGTCCCGGTCGACGCGGCCACCGCCGCCGAGCGCCTCGGCCTGGCGTGA
- the thrB gene encoding homoserine kinase — protein sequence MAGPAFRAAAVRVRTPATSANLGPGFDALGLSLGLYDDVVVRVADSGLHIDIAGEGSDTLPRDESHLLVRSLRTAFDLLGGQPRGLEIVCANRIPHGRGLGSSSAAICAGIVAARAVTIGGEARLDDAALLELATEIEGHPDNVAACLLGGFTLSWMDAGAARAIRLEPAHSIVPVVFVPGKPVLTETARGLLPRTVPHVDAAANAGRAALLVEALTRRPELLLPATEDRLHQDYRAPAMPESAALVERLRADGVPAVISGAGPTVLALAEDSAADKVARLAGEGWAANRLALDAGGASVLPLAPQ from the coding sequence ATGGCCGGTCCAGCGTTCCGCGCCGCCGCCGTCCGGGTGCGCACCCCCGCCACCAGCGCCAACCTCGGTCCGGGCTTCGATGCCCTGGGCCTGTCGCTGGGTCTGTACGACGACGTGGTCGTCCGGGTGGCCGACTCCGGCCTGCACATCGACATCGCGGGGGAGGGCAGCGACACCCTGCCGCGCGACGAGTCGCATCTGCTCGTACGATCCCTGCGCACCGCCTTCGACCTGCTCGGCGGACAGCCGCGCGGTCTTGAGATCGTCTGCGCCAACCGCATCCCGCACGGCCGCGGCCTCGGCTCCTCGTCCGCCGCCATCTGCGCGGGCATCGTCGCCGCACGCGCCGTGACCATAGGCGGCGAGGCCAGGCTCGACGACGCGGCGCTGCTCGAACTCGCCACCGAGATCGAGGGCCACCCCGACAACGTCGCCGCCTGTCTGCTCGGCGGCTTCACGCTCTCCTGGATGGACGCGGGAGCGGCGCGGGCGATCAGGCTGGAACCCGCCCATTCCATCGTTCCAGTGGTTTTCGTGCCCGGGAAGCCCGTCCTCACCGAGACCGCGCGCGGCCTGCTGCCGCGCACCGTCCCGCACGTCGACGCCGCCGCCAACGCGGGCCGGGCGGCCCTGCTCGTCGAGGCCCTCACCAGGCGCCCCGAGCTGCTGCTCCCCGCCACCGAGGACCGGCTGCACCAGGACTACCGCGCCCCGGCCATGCCGGAGAGCGCCGCCCTGGTGGAGCGGCTGCGCGCCGACGGCGTGCCCGCGGTGATCTCCGGCGCGGGACCCACGGTCCTCGCGCTGGCCGAAGACAGTGCGGCCGACAAGGTCGCACGCCTGGCGGGCGAGGGCTGGGCGGCCAACCGCCTGGCGCTCGACGCCGGGGGGGCGAGCGTGCTGCCGCTCGCGCCCCAGTGA
- the rho gene encoding transcription termination factor Rho, which yields MSDTTDLMGVTADTPATDASAAPATGASAGSRRRRGTGLEGMVLAELQQVASGLGIKGTGRMRKSQLIEVIKEAQAGGGAPAKSAAPSADTTETKPKRRATSKARTGEDQGAEGAGKASKADKTEKAGKAEGGKAEKAAAQQQIEIPGQPDGGAVRASEAERGADDQPAGERRRRRATADAGSPETVTAEAKADTKTEVKADAAEARGDRGGDGSGDSAEGRRERRDRQGRGRDRDRRGNSGSKGDDQQGGGRPDRQERQDRQQQGSGRPDRQDRQRDSGPRADEDGDDFEGGRRGRRGRYRDRRGRRGRDEQGFGNEPQVSDDDVLIPVAGILDILDNYAFIRTSGYLPGPNDVYVSLAQVRKNGLRKGDHVTGAVRQPKDGERREKFNALVRLDSVNGMAPESGRGRPEFNKLTPLYPQDRLRLETDPGVLTTRIIDLVAPIGKGQRGLIVAPPKTGKTMIMQAIANAITHNNPECHLMVVLVDERPEEVTDMQRSVKGEVISSTFDRPAEDHTTVAELAIERAKRLVELGHDVVVLLDSITRLGRAYNLAAPASGRILSGGVDSTALYPPKRFFGAARNIEDGGSLTILATALVDTGSRMDEVIFEEFKGTGNAELKLDRKLADKRIFPAVDVDASGTRKEEILLGSDELAITWKLRRVLHALDQQQAIELLLDKMKQTKSNAEFLLQIQKTTPAPGNGND from the coding sequence GTGAGCGACACCACCGATCTGATGGGCGTGACTGCCGACACGCCCGCCACGGACGCCTCCGCGGCGCCTGCCACCGGTGCTTCGGCCGGGTCCCGGCGGCGCCGCGGCACCGGCCTCGAGGGCATGGTGCTGGCGGAACTGCAGCAGGTCGCCTCGGGCCTTGGTATCAAGGGAACCGGGCGCATGCGCAAGAGCCAGCTGATCGAGGTCATCAAGGAGGCGCAGGCAGGGGGCGGAGCCCCGGCCAAGAGCGCCGCGCCTTCCGCGGACACCACCGAGACCAAGCCCAAGCGCCGGGCCACCTCGAAGGCCCGTACAGGCGAGGACCAGGGCGCCGAGGGTGCCGGCAAGGCGAGCAAGGCCGACAAGACCGAGAAGGCCGGCAAGGCCGAGGGCGGCAAGGCCGAGAAGGCCGCCGCACAGCAGCAGATCGAGATCCCCGGCCAGCCGGACGGGGGCGCCGTCCGCGCGAGCGAAGCCGAGCGCGGGGCAGACGACCAGCCCGCCGGTGAGCGTCGCCGGCGCCGGGCCACCGCCGACGCGGGCAGCCCGGAGACGGTCACCGCCGAGGCGAAGGCCGACACCAAGACCGAGGTCAAGGCCGACGCGGCCGAGGCCAGGGGTGACAGGGGCGGGGACGGCTCCGGCGACAGCGCCGAGGGCCGCCGCGAGCGCCGCGACCGCCAGGGCCGCGGCCGTGACCGCGACCGCCGCGGCAACAGCGGCAGCAAGGGCGACGACCAGCAGGGCGGTGGCCGTCCGGACCGCCAGGAGCGGCAGGACCGCCAGCAGCAGGGCAGCGGCCGTCCGGACCGCCAGGACCGCCAGCGTGACAGCGGTCCGCGGGCCGACGAGGACGGGGACGATTTCGAGGGCGGCCGCCGCGGCCGCCGGGGCCGTTACCGTGACCGCCGTGGCCGTCGTGGCCGCGACGAGCAGGGCTTCGGCAACGAGCCGCAGGTCTCCGACGACGACGTCCTGATCCCCGTCGCGGGCATCCTGGACATCCTCGACAACTACGCGTTCATCCGTACGTCGGGCTACCTCCCCGGTCCCAACGACGTCTACGTCTCGCTGGCCCAGGTCCGCAAGAACGGCCTGCGCAAGGGCGACCACGTCACCGGCGCGGTCCGCCAGCCCAAGGACGGCGAGCGCCGCGAGAAGTTCAACGCGCTCGTGCGCCTGGACTCCGTCAACGGCATGGCGCCCGAATCCGGGCGCGGGCGCCCGGAGTTCAACAAGCTGACGCCCCTTTACCCGCAGGACCGGCTCCGCCTGGAGACCGACCCGGGCGTGCTCACCACCCGCATCATCGACCTCGTGGCGCCCATCGGTAAGGGCCAGCGCGGTTTGATCGTGGCCCCGCCGAAGACCGGCAAGACCATGATCATGCAGGCGATCGCCAACGCGATCACGCACAACAACCCCGAGTGCCACCTGATGGTCGTCCTGGTCGACGAGCGTCCGGAAGAGGTCACCGACATGCAGCGGTCGGTGAAGGGCGAGGTCATCTCCTCGACTTTCGACCGCCCGGCCGAGGACCACACCACGGTCGCCGAGCTGGCCATCGAGCGCGCCAAGCGCCTGGTGGAGCTGGGCCACGACGTCGTCGTACTGCTCGACTCGATCACGCGTCTGGGCCGTGCGTACAACCTCGCGGCCCCGGCCTCCGGCCGCATCCTGTCCGGTGGTGTCGACTCGACGGCCCTCTACCCGCCGAAGCGCTTCTTCGGTGCCGCGCGCAACATCGAGGACGGCGGCTCGCTGACCATCCTCGCGACCGCGCTCGTCGACACCGGGTCCCGCATGGACGAGGTCATCTTCGAGGAGTTCAAGGGCACCGGCAACGCCGAGCTCAAGCTCGACCGCAAGCTCGCCGACAAGCGCATCTTCCCGGCGGTGGACGTGGACGCGTCCGGTACCCGCAAGGAAGAGATCCTGCTCGGCAGCGACGAGCTCGCCATCACCTGGAAGCTGCGCCGTGTGCTGCACGCGCTCGACCAGCAGCAGGCGATCGAGCTGCTCCTGGACAAGATGAAGCAGACGAAGTCGAACGCCGAGTTCCTGCTCCAGATCCAGAAGACGACCCCGGCGCCGGGCAACGGCAACGACTAG
- a CDS encoding LCP family protein, translating to MTDESTPAGPADTRPRRPRGGGGRRRKPRRRSKALVITAWAAASVVVLGGTGLGVVYFKLNGNIKGVDINAALGTDRPLDIDNGSQDILVLGSDSRSGDNAKYGKDEGAARSDTAMIVHVYKGHKKASVVSIPRDTLISRPECKTDDGTTDPGGQRQMFNTAYEVGGPACAVKTVEKMSGIRMDHYLEVDFTGFKKLIDTLGGVDITTKKAIRDKDSHLDLDAGTHTLTGEQALGLVRTRHGVGDGSDLGRIQLQQAFIKALLDQVKEVGVFGNPKKLYDLANDATSAVTTDSDLNDVKSLASFAGGLKGIGAGDMKMVTMPVQYDPADRNRVLPLEEADQEVWDALKADRPIPKSATEKSAGDKGDVGGVVAGH from the coding sequence ATGACTGACGAGAGCACCCCGGCGGGCCCGGCCGATACGCGGCCCAGACGTCCCCGCGGCGGAGGCGGCAGGCGCCGCAAGCCGCGCCGGCGCAGCAAGGCGCTCGTCATCACGGCATGGGCAGCGGCCTCGGTGGTCGTCCTCGGCGGTACCGGACTCGGTGTCGTGTACTTCAAGCTCAACGGCAACATCAAGGGCGTCGACATCAACGCCGCGCTCGGCACCGACCGCCCCCTGGACATCGACAACGGCTCCCAGGACATCCTCGTCCTCGGCTCCGACTCGCGCTCCGGTGACAACGCCAAGTACGGCAAGGACGAGGGCGCCGCCCGCTCCGACACGGCGATGATCGTGCACGTCTACAAGGGCCACAAGAAGGCCAGCGTCGTCTCCATACCCCGCGACACGCTGATATCCCGCCCCGAGTGCAAGACGGACGACGGCACGACCGACCCCGGCGGGCAGCGGCAGATGTTCAACACGGCGTACGAGGTCGGGGGCCCCGCCTGCGCCGTCAAGACCGTCGAGAAGATGTCCGGCATCCGGATGGACCACTACCTCGAAGTGGACTTCACGGGCTTCAAGAAGCTCATCGACACCCTCGGCGGCGTCGACATCACCACCAAGAAGGCCATCCGCGACAAGGACAGCCACCTCGACCTGGACGCGGGCACCCACACCCTGACCGGTGAGCAGGCGCTCGGCCTGGTCCGCACCCGGCACGGCGTCGGCGACGGCAGCGACCTCGGCCGCATCCAGCTCCAGCAGGCCTTCATCAAGGCCCTGCTCGACCAGGTCAAGGAGGTCGGGGTCTTCGGCAACCCCAAGAAGCTCTACGACCTGGCGAACGACGCGACCAGCGCCGTCACCACGGACTCCGACCTGAACGACGTCAAGAGCCTCGCGAGCTTCGCGGGCGGCCTCAAGGGCATCGGCGCGGGCGACATGAAGATGGTCACGATGCCGGTCCAGTACGACCCCGCCGACCGCAACCGCGTCCTTCCCCTCGAAGAGGCCGACCAGGAGGTCTGGGACGCGCTCAAGGCCGACAGGCCCATCCCGAAGTCCGCCACCGAGAAGTCCGCGGGCGACAAGGGGGACGTCGGCGGCGTGGTCGCCGGTCACTGA
- the rpmE gene encoding 50S ribosomal protein L31 has translation MKRDIHPEYVETQVSCTCGASFTTRSTISSGTVRAEVCSECHPFYTGKQKILDTGGRVARFEARFGKAAAAKK, from the coding sequence TTGAAGCGCGACATCCACCCCGAGTACGTCGAGACCCAGGTCAGCTGCACCTGTGGCGCGTCGTTCACCACCCGCAGCACGATCTCCAGCGGCACCGTCCGTGCCGAGGTCTGCTCCGAGTGCCACCCGTTCTACACGGGCAAGCAGAAGATCCTCGACACCGGTGGCCGCGTGGCCCGCTTCGAGGCCCGCTTCGGCAAGGCCGCGGCTGCCAAGAAGTAG
- the prfA gene encoding peptide chain release factor 1: MFEAVEELIGEHADLEKKLADPSVHADQANARKLNKRYAELTPIVATYRSWKQTGDDIETARELGADDPEFAAEVKDLERRRDELTEKLRLLLVPRDPSDDKDVILEIKAGAGGDESALFAGDLLRMYLRYAERVGWKTEIIDSTESELGGYKDVQVAVKTKGGQGATEPGQGVWARLKYEGGVHRVQRVPSTESQGRIHTSAAGVLVTPEAEEIDVEIHANDLRIDVYRSSGPGGQSVNTTDSAVRITHLPTGVVASCQNEKSQLQNKEQAMRILRSRLLAAAQEEAESKAADARRSQVRTVDRSEKIRTYNYPENRISDHRVGFKAYNLDQVLDGELDAVIQACVDADSAAKLAAA; this comes from the coding sequence ATGTTCGAGGCGGTCGAGGAACTGATCGGCGAGCACGCCGATCTGGAGAAGAAGCTCGCGGACCCGTCGGTCCACGCCGACCAGGCCAACGCGCGCAAGCTCAACAAGCGCTACGCCGAGCTGACCCCGATCGTCGCGACGTACCGCAGCTGGAAGCAGACCGGGGACGACATCGAGACCGCCCGCGAGCTGGGCGCCGACGACCCGGAATTCGCCGCCGAGGTCAAGGACCTGGAGCGCCGCCGCGACGAGCTCACCGAGAAGCTGCGGCTGCTGCTCGTGCCCCGGGACCCGTCCGACGACAAGGACGTCATCCTGGAGATCAAGGCGGGCGCGGGCGGCGACGAGTCCGCCCTGTTCGCCGGCGACCTGCTGCGCATGTACCTGCGGTACGCGGAGCGCGTCGGCTGGAAGACCGAGATCATCGACTCCACCGAGTCCGAGCTCGGCGGCTACAAGGACGTCCAGGTCGCCGTGAAGACCAAGGGCGGCCAGGGCGCCACCGAGCCCGGCCAGGGCGTCTGGGCCCGCCTCAAGTACGAGGGCGGCGTGCACCGCGTGCAGCGCGTGCCCTCCACCGAGTCGCAGGGCCGCATCCACACCTCCGCCGCCGGCGTCCTGGTGACGCCCGAGGCCGAGGAGATCGACGTCGAGATCCACGCCAACGATCTGCGCATCGACGTCTACCGCTCCTCCGGGCCCGGCGGCCAGTCCGTCAACACCACCGACTCCGCGGTGCGCATCACCCACCTGCCGACCGGCGTCGTCGCCTCCTGCCAGAACGAGAAGAGCCAGCTCCAGAACAAGGAGCAGGCCATGCGCATCCTGCGCTCCAGGCTCCTCGCGGCGGCCCAGGAGGAAGCGGAGAGCAAGGCCGCGGACGCGCGCCGCAGCCAGGTCCGCACCGTCGACCGCTCCGAGAAGATCCGGACGTACAACTACCCGGAAAACCGGATCTCGGACCACCGCGTCGGCTTCAAGGCGTACAACTTGGACCAGGTGCTCGACGGCGAACTCGACGCGGTCATCCAGGCCTGCGTCGACGCGGACTCCGCGGCCAAGCTCGCCGCGGCCTGA
- the prmC gene encoding peptide chain release factor N(5)-glutamine methyltransferase, translating to MNLLLAEVAQATQRLADAGVPSPRNDAEELAAFVHGVKRGELHSVKDSDFDARYWETIARREAREPLQHITGRAYFRYLELQVGPGVFVPRPETESVVGWAIDAVRAMDVVEPLIVDLCTGSGAIALALAQEVPRSRVHAVELSEDALKWTRKNVEGSRVKLVKGDARDAFPELDGQVDLVVSNPPYIPLTEWEYVAPEARDYDPELALFSGEDGLDLIRGIERTAHRLLRPGGVVVIEHADTQGGQVPWIFTEERGWADAADHPDLNNRPRFATARKAMP from the coding sequence GTGAACCTGCTGCTCGCGGAAGTGGCCCAGGCCACCCAGCGGCTGGCCGACGCCGGCGTGCCCTCGCCGCGCAACGACGCGGAGGAGCTCGCGGCCTTCGTGCACGGCGTGAAGCGGGGCGAGCTGCACTCCGTCAAGGACTCCGACTTCGACGCCCGCTACTGGGAGACGATCGCGCGCCGTGAGGCCCGCGAGCCGCTCCAGCACATCACCGGACGGGCCTACTTCCGCTACCTGGAGCTCCAGGTGGGCCCCGGCGTCTTCGTGCCCCGCCCGGAGACGGAGTCGGTCGTCGGCTGGGCGATAGACGCGGTGCGCGCCATGGACGTCGTCGAGCCGCTCATCGTCGACCTGTGCACCGGCTCGGGCGCCATCGCGCTCGCCCTCGCCCAGGAGGTGCCGCGCTCGCGCGTGCACGCCGTGGAGCTGTCCGAGGACGCCCTGAAGTGGACGCGCAAGAACGTCGAGGGGTCCAGGGTCAAGCTGGTCAAGGGCGACGCCCGCGACGCCTTCCCGGAGCTGGACGGCCAGGTCGACCTGGTGGTCTCCAACCCGCCGTACATCCCCCTCACCGAATGGGAGTACGTCGCTCCGGAGGCCCGGGACTACGACCCCGAGCTCGCCCTCTTCTCCGGCGAGGACGGCCTCGACCTGATCCGCGGCATCGAGCGCACCGCCCACCGGCTGCTCCGCCCCGGCGGTGTCGTCGTCATCGAGCACGCCGACACCCAGGGCGGCCAGGTCCCGTGGATCTTCACCGAGGAGCGGGGCTGGGCCGACGCCGCCGACCACCCCGACCTCAACAACCGGCCGCGCTTCGCGACCGCCCGCAAGGCGATGCCGTGA